One Microplitis mediator isolate UGA2020A chromosome 3, iyMicMedi2.1, whole genome shotgun sequence DNA segment encodes these proteins:
- the LOC130666085 gene encoding probable WRKY transcription factor protein 1 isoform X1, translating into MMMMMADSGTQSSRRPSICSYDYPEDLNPFKDEMENNETDDQVTLRHPRPRPRALDNFTVNSNNSNNNNNNNNSNNSNNNNNDNNNNNNINNKSKDKDTKNKFWTFGRSRKKRSNSFSIKSTWNGIFGKRKEDDKKPTIATVSSTYKRTTYNNYPTETPGSHLSKDQQEFDEALGTLTRRRKNTWDYASTTSSRYGSSLTVNGDPGRIYDACPPQETTTSIMGELTPKPPARRFGQVSSKSPRDIPPLIYNKDMERDDKTPIPPRRSNGIRASQRLHVPSPDYHNNNNNNNNLKSNTSTVITDENENMPEDYVFKRVNHDTMAAVRKSNLSINSCVSMTSVYASGRKKRRAPQPPSPRDIKLEDVSKETEEITNEISQITQNIENLKAKSTEELKNESNVNNNSDDVKEVGIELIKQEETNREIVKDVEIVDSDDKVTLRKKKSVESLMGSDSSFSVKDEIEKIERQIKLLEATKAINNDEKASTLSRTRTYSLSDDNYEAPGRLIRGSGSRRSLQENRRNFFKDLTSRSNNNINNDRVKIEIKELPRQQNDIKIVHLTDDTDSKQVDKFDDSAVKVIELHISEPIKVNFDQVNPIPKPVRHHSNCSLDKISNNNNNNNNNNNNNINNNNTNNNNNNNRENEEQETSSL; encoded by the exons atgatgatgatgatggctGATAGTGGGACGCAATCATCTAGAAGACCGAGCATTTGTAGTTACGATTATCCAGAAGATTTGAATCCATTTAAAGATGAaatggaaaataatgaaaCTGATGATCAAGTGACATTGAGACATCCGCGGCCACGGCCACGTGCTTTGGATAATTTTACtgttaatagtaataatagtaataataataataataataataatagtaataatagtaataataataataatgacaataataataataataatattaataataaatcaaaagataaagatacgaaaaataaattttggacTTTTGGCCGgagcagaaaaaaaagatctaatagtttttctattaaatctacttg GAATGGAATTTTCGGGAAACGTAAAGAAGACGATAAGAAACCGACGATTGCGACAG tgTCATCGACGTACAAACGAACAACTTATAATAATTACCCGACAGAAACACCAGGCTCACATTTATCTAAAGATCAGCAAGAGTTTGATGAAGCGCTCGGTACTTTAACGAGACGGCGTAAAAATACTTGGGATTACGCGTCGACAACTTCATCGCGATATGGATCTAGTTTGACAGTAAATGGTGATCCCGGAAGAATTTACGATGCATGTCCACCCCAGGAAACCACAACGTCGATTATGGGTGAACTTACACCTAAACCTCCAGCTCGACG ttttggTCAAGTGAGCTCTAAATCACCTCGTGATATTCCTccattaatttacaataaagatATGGAAAGAGATGATAAGACGCCGATTCCTCCgag gCGGAGTAATGGAATAAGAGCATCTCAAAGATTGCATGTACCCAGTCCtgattatcataataataataataataataataatttgaaatcaaATACGTCGACGGTGATAACAGACGAGAACGAAAATATGCCTGAAGATTACGTATTCAAAAGGGTTAATCATGACACTATGGCAGCTGTACGAAAGtctaatttatcaattaacaGCTGTGTATCTATGACAAGTGTTTATGCTTctggtagaaaaaaaagacgGGCTCCTCAACCACCAAGTCCGCGAGACATTAAACTTGAAGATGTATCtaag GAAACCGAAGAGATTACTAACGAAATTAGTCAGATAACACAAAACATCGAGAATCTAAAAGCCAAATCCACCGAAGAATTGAAAAACGAGTCGAATGTCAACAATAATTCCGATGACGTAAAAGAAGTAGGTATCGAGTTAATAAAACAAGAAGAAACAAATCGTGAAATCGTAAAAGATGTCGAAATAGTAGATAGCGACGATAAAGTAACGTTGAGAAAGAAAAAGTCTGTGGAGAGTTTAATGGGCAGCGACAGTAGTTTTTCAGTGAaagatgaaattgaaaaaatagaaCGTCAGATAAAACTACTCGAGGCTACCAAAGCGATTAATAACGACGAGAAAGCATCAACACTCTCCAGAACACGGACCTACTCATTATCAGATGATAATTACGAGGCGCCTGGACGTTTGATTCGCGGCAGCGGATCGCGACGGAGTCTTCAAGAAAACAggcgcaattttttcaaagatttaACTTCACgatctaataataatattaataatgatagagttaaaattgagataaaagAGTTGCCGCGTCAGCaaaatgatattaaaatagTTCATCTGACCGATGACACGGACAGTAAACaagttgataaatttgatGACAGTGCAGTTAAAGTTATTGAACTTCATATTTCGGAGCctattaaagttaattttgaTCAGGTCAATCCTATTCCAAAACCTGTTAGGCACCATAGTAATTGCAGTTtagataaaatatcaaataataataataataataataataataataataataatattaataataataatactaataataataataataataatagagaaAATGAAGAACAAGAAACGAGttcattgtaa
- the LOC130666085 gene encoding probable serine/threonine-protein kinase ndrD isoform X2: protein MMMMMADSGTQSSRRPSICSYDYPEDLNPFKDEMENNETDDQVTLRHPRPRPRALDNFTVNNKDTKNKFWTFGRSRKKRSNSFSIKSTWNGIFGKRKEDDKKPTIATVSSTYKRTTYNNYPTETPGSHLSKDQQEFDEALGTLTRRRKNTWDYASTTSSRYGSSLTVNGDPGRIYDACPPQETTTSIMGELTPKPPARRFGQVSSKSPRDIPPLIYNKDMERDDKTPIPPRRSNGIRASQRLHVPSPDYHNNNNNNNNLKSNTSTVITDENENMPEDYVFKRVNHDTMAAVRKSNLSINSCVSMTSVYASGRKKRRAPQPPSPRDIKLEDVSKETEEITNEISQITQNIENLKAKSTEELKNESNVNNNSDDVKEVGIELIKQEETNREIVKDVEIVDSDDKVTLRKKKSVESLMGSDSSFSVKDEIEKIERQIKLLEATKAINNDEKASTLSRTRTYSLSDDNYEAPGRLIRGSGSRRSLQENRRNFFKDLTSRSNNNINNDRVKIEIKELPRQQNDIKIVHLTDDTDSKQVDKFDDSAVKVIELHISEPIKVNFDQVNPIPKPVRHHSNCSLDKISNNNNNNNNNNNNNINNNNTNNNNNNNRENEEQETSSL, encoded by the exons atgatgatgatgatggctGATAGTGGGACGCAATCATCTAGAAGACCGAGCATTTGTAGTTACGATTATCCAGAAGATTTGAATCCATTTAAAGATGAaatggaaaataatgaaaCTGATGATCAAGTGACATTGAGACATCCGCGGCCACGGCCACGTGCTTTGGATAATTTTACtgttaata ataaagatacgaaaaataaattttggacTTTTGGCCGgagcagaaaaaaaagatctaatagtttttctattaaatctacttg GAATGGAATTTTCGGGAAACGTAAAGAAGACGATAAGAAACCGACGATTGCGACAG tgTCATCGACGTACAAACGAACAACTTATAATAATTACCCGACAGAAACACCAGGCTCACATTTATCTAAAGATCAGCAAGAGTTTGATGAAGCGCTCGGTACTTTAACGAGACGGCGTAAAAATACTTGGGATTACGCGTCGACAACTTCATCGCGATATGGATCTAGTTTGACAGTAAATGGTGATCCCGGAAGAATTTACGATGCATGTCCACCCCAGGAAACCACAACGTCGATTATGGGTGAACTTACACCTAAACCTCCAGCTCGACG ttttggTCAAGTGAGCTCTAAATCACCTCGTGATATTCCTccattaatttacaataaagatATGGAAAGAGATGATAAGACGCCGATTCCTCCgag gCGGAGTAATGGAATAAGAGCATCTCAAAGATTGCATGTACCCAGTCCtgattatcataataataataataataataataatttgaaatcaaATACGTCGACGGTGATAACAGACGAGAACGAAAATATGCCTGAAGATTACGTATTCAAAAGGGTTAATCATGACACTATGGCAGCTGTACGAAAGtctaatttatcaattaacaGCTGTGTATCTATGACAAGTGTTTATGCTTctggtagaaaaaaaagacgGGCTCCTCAACCACCAAGTCCGCGAGACATTAAACTTGAAGATGTATCtaag GAAACCGAAGAGATTACTAACGAAATTAGTCAGATAACACAAAACATCGAGAATCTAAAAGCCAAATCCACCGAAGAATTGAAAAACGAGTCGAATGTCAACAATAATTCCGATGACGTAAAAGAAGTAGGTATCGAGTTAATAAAACAAGAAGAAACAAATCGTGAAATCGTAAAAGATGTCGAAATAGTAGATAGCGACGATAAAGTAACGTTGAGAAAGAAAAAGTCTGTGGAGAGTTTAATGGGCAGCGACAGTAGTTTTTCAGTGAaagatgaaattgaaaaaatagaaCGTCAGATAAAACTACTCGAGGCTACCAAAGCGATTAATAACGACGAGAAAGCATCAACACTCTCCAGAACACGGACCTACTCATTATCAGATGATAATTACGAGGCGCCTGGACGTTTGATTCGCGGCAGCGGATCGCGACGGAGTCTTCAAGAAAACAggcgcaattttttcaaagatttaACTTCACgatctaataataatattaataatgatagagttaaaattgagataaaagAGTTGCCGCGTCAGCaaaatgatattaaaatagTTCATCTGACCGATGACACGGACAGTAAACaagttgataaatttgatGACAGTGCAGTTAAAGTTATTGAACTTCATATTTCGGAGCctattaaagttaattttgaTCAGGTCAATCCTATTCCAAAACCTGTTAGGCACCATAGTAATTGCAGTTtagataaaatatcaaataataataataataataataataataataataataatattaataataataatactaataataataataataataatagagaaAATGAAGAACAAGAAACGAGttcattgtaa
- the LOC130666086 gene encoding potassium/sodium hyperpolarization-activated cyclic nucleotide-gated channel 1-like isoform X1: protein MEIYERWRKKNIERHVCELKGQTSWSQLKRLPPNAKLIARLKRKLQKLIIVSDRHPYTKYHLRSRAAVAFEKKRHNNSSYWWILHPYSRLGFFWDKVMTIVLMYFFITVPYIKAFFRVCDRPLYNQVYYIYPVYTICTFDIIVRFFTGYVSNEDNGVVIDPGLIARHYAQSFFLIDVISSIPYTWFFEDDLITLKRNYQRNFLAFIGELLPLLKLCRLTTLRYYVKQINAACGFSNVSDISIWLSILTILIFHWSACLTWAFPFIVIHATPLQTIKSSNVYAIQSGLYQNDSTWIIYIISLHMGISNLIGSSFIELQKISPADKLIRCILLLFGSGYTVYLIVVVLQLIESSSEPKLKYQDIKRQVKEYIYKNNIPQELGNKFYLYNQYRFQGYYFKENTIISSLPNHLKQEIYIRSNNGLLESAKIFNNLSKSLISNIMIVMKPIIYLKDEVIYKYNTEGDCMYLIASGTVAIINSMGKELHYHLEDGDHFGERCLINPQNSRREVSAVAVETCELLRLHRRHFNRLILPTSELYKKLSEIADDRTVEIERLNKLSTEEIRMRKRRSSELRRFLMRTDDLMIDSS from the exons ATGGAAATTTACGAGCggtggagaaaaaaaaatattgaacgTCATGTTTGTGAATTGAAGGGGCAAACATCGTGGAGCCAATTGAAGCGGTTGCCGCCTAACGCTAAATTAATTGCGCGACTTAAACGTAAGCTGCAGAAATTAATAATCGTGTCGGACAGACATCCGTACACGAAATATCATCTGCGAAGTCGGGCGGCGGTCGCTTTTGAAAAAAAGCGGCACAATAATTCGAGCTACTGGTGGATTTTGCATCCGTACAGTCGACTTGG atttttttggGACAAGGTAATGACTATCGTCCTGatgtattttttcatcacTGTCCCATACATAAAAGCGTTTTTTCGTGTCTGTGATAGGCCATTATATAATCAAGTCTATTATATTTATCCTGTATATACAATATGTACATTTGATATCatagttagattttttacGGGATACGTTTCTAACGAAGACAATGGAGTTGTTATTGATCCGGGTTTGATTGCCAG ACATTATGCCCAGAGTTTTTTTCTGATAGACGTAATTTCTTCTATACCGTATACGTGGTTTTTTGAAGATGATTTGATAACATTGAAGAGAAACTATCAGCGTAATTTTCTGGCTTTTATTGGAGAGCTTCTTCCTTTATTGAAACTATGCAGGCTTACTACCTTACGTTATTACGTCAAACAAATAAATGCt GCGTGTGGATTTTCAAATGTATCAGATATAAGCATATGGCTATCGATActaacaattttaatatttcactgGAGCGCTTGTTTGACTTGGGCATTTCCCTTTATTGTTATTCACGCAACACCTTTACAAACAATCAAAAGCTCAAATGTATACGCAATTCAAAGTGGATTATATCAGAATGACAGTACATGgataatttacataattagCTTACATATGGgtataagtaatttaataggatcaagttttattgagctacaaaaaatatcaccTGCTGATAAATTGATccgttgtattttattgttatttggCTCGGGGTACACTGTCTATTTAATTG tggttgtattacaattaattgaaTCATCATCAGAACCAAAATTAAAGTATCAAGATATTAAACGTCAAGTCaaagagtatatatataaaaataatataccgCAAGAACtgggtaataaattttatttgtacaaTCAATATCGTTTCCAAGGATATTATTTCAAGGAAAATACTATTATTTCTTCATTGCCaa atcatttgaaacaagaaatatatatacgttCAAATAACGGATTACTTGAATctgcaaaaatatttaataatttatctaaaagcttaatttcaaatattatga TTGTTATGAAgccgataatttatttaaaagatgaggttatctataaatataacaCAGAAGGGGACTGTATGTATTTAATAGCCAGTGGAACTGTTGCGATTATCAATTCGATGGGCAAAGAA ctTCATTACCATTTGGAGGACGGTGATCATTTTGGAGAAAGATGTTTGATAAATCCCCAGAATAGTCGTCGGGAAGTTTCGGCGGTTGCCGTTGAAACCTGTGAGCTTCTGCGTCTACATCGTCGGCATTTCAATCGTTTGATTCTACCCACCTCTGAGTTGTACAAGAAATTATCTGAAATAGCTGATGACAGGACAGTAGAAATTGAACGTCTGAACAAATTGTCCACAGAAGAAATTAGAATGCGGAAGAGACGTAGTTCAGAACTTCGTAGATTTCTTATGAGAACAGATGATTTGATGATTGATtcttcttaa
- the LOC130666086 gene encoding potassium/sodium hyperpolarization-activated cyclic nucleotide-gated channel 1-like isoform X2, with product MTIVLMYFFITVPYIKAFFRVCDRPLYNQVYYIYPVYTICTFDIIVRFFTGYVSNEDNGVVIDPGLIARHYAQSFFLIDVISSIPYTWFFEDDLITLKRNYQRNFLAFIGELLPLLKLCRLTTLRYYVKQINAACGFSNVSDISIWLSILTILIFHWSACLTWAFPFIVIHATPLQTIKSSNVYAIQSGLYQNDSTWIIYIISLHMGISNLIGSSFIELQKISPADKLIRCILLLFGSGYTVYLIVVVLQLIESSSEPKLKYQDIKRQVKEYIYKNNIPQELGNKFYLYNQYRFQGYYFKENTIISSLPNHLKQEIYIRSNNGLLESAKIFNNLSKSLISNIMIVMKPIIYLKDEVIYKYNTEGDCMYLIASGTVAIINSMGKELHYHLEDGDHFGERCLINPQNSRREVSAVAVETCELLRLHRRHFNRLILPTSELYKKLSEIADDRTVEIERLNKLSTEEIRMRKRRSSELRRFLMRTDDLMIDSS from the exons ATGACTATCGTCCTGatgtattttttcatcacTGTCCCATACATAAAAGCGTTTTTTCGTGTCTGTGATAGGCCATTATATAATCAAGTCTATTATATTTATCCTGTATATACAATATGTACATTTGATATCatagttagattttttacGGGATACGTTTCTAACGAAGACAATGGAGTTGTTATTGATCCGGGTTTGATTGCCAG ACATTATGCCCAGAGTTTTTTTCTGATAGACGTAATTTCTTCTATACCGTATACGTGGTTTTTTGAAGATGATTTGATAACATTGAAGAGAAACTATCAGCGTAATTTTCTGGCTTTTATTGGAGAGCTTCTTCCTTTATTGAAACTATGCAGGCTTACTACCTTACGTTATTACGTCAAACAAATAAATGCt GCGTGTGGATTTTCAAATGTATCAGATATAAGCATATGGCTATCGATActaacaattttaatatttcactgGAGCGCTTGTTTGACTTGGGCATTTCCCTTTATTGTTATTCACGCAACACCTTTACAAACAATCAAAAGCTCAAATGTATACGCAATTCAAAGTGGATTATATCAGAATGACAGTACATGgataatttacataattagCTTACATATGGgtataagtaatttaataggatcaagttttattgagctacaaaaaatatcaccTGCTGATAAATTGATccgttgtattttattgttatttggCTCGGGGTACACTGTCTATTTAATTG tggttgtattacaattaattgaaTCATCATCAGAACCAAAATTAAAGTATCAAGATATTAAACGTCAAGTCaaagagtatatatataaaaataatataccgCAAGAACtgggtaataaattttatttgtacaaTCAATATCGTTTCCAAGGATATTATTTCAAGGAAAATACTATTATTTCTTCATTGCCaa atcatttgaaacaagaaatatatatacgttCAAATAACGGATTACTTGAATctgcaaaaatatttaataatttatctaaaagcttaatttcaaatattatga TTGTTATGAAgccgataatttatttaaaagatgaggttatctataaatataacaCAGAAGGGGACTGTATGTATTTAATAGCCAGTGGAACTGTTGCGATTATCAATTCGATGGGCAAAGAA ctTCATTACCATTTGGAGGACGGTGATCATTTTGGAGAAAGATGTTTGATAAATCCCCAGAATAGTCGTCGGGAAGTTTCGGCGGTTGCCGTTGAAACCTGTGAGCTTCTGCGTCTACATCGTCGGCATTTCAATCGTTTGATTCTACCCACCTCTGAGTTGTACAAGAAATTATCTGAAATAGCTGATGACAGGACAGTAGAAATTGAACGTCTGAACAAATTGTCCACAGAAGAAATTAGAATGCGGAAGAGACGTAGTTCAGAACTTCGTAGATTTCTTATGAGAACAGATGATTTGATGATTGATtcttcttaa